CCTGTGCCAGACCGGAAGCCCCAGGAGGTGCTCGACCGCCACGTCCTGGATCCCGCCACGACCCCGGATCACTACTCCGGTCCGGTCCGCCGGGAGGCGGCGCGCGACCAGGGCGGCCGCGGCCAGGCCCGGCACGGTCATCGAGCTGACCAGGACGACGTGGTCGCACCGAGCGAGCACCTCGTCACCGATCGGATCCGGCGCCCGAGGCAGGTCGATCACCACGACCTGATGACCGCGACGACCCGCCGAGAGTGCGGATCGAACGGTCTGCGCGGACAGCGAGGCGGCCCGGTCCGCGGACCAGCAGAGAACCGAGAGCGAGCCTCGTCGGGGCAGCGCGTCGCGCAGCGAGCGGGCACTGAACCTCCCTGCCGCCTCGGCGAGCTGCTCCCAGCGGATCCCGTCAGTGGCCTCCACCCCGATTACCCGGTCGACTCCGCCTCCGTAGGGATCGAGGTCGACGAGCATCGTGTCCGACCCTGACGCGCACGAGACGGCGAGCGCCGCCGCGAACGTGGTGGACCCGACTCCACCTGAGCCTCCGACGACGCCGACCATCACTCCCGGTTCACTCTCGCCGGCAACCGCGTCGCTGAGCAGATCGGCCAGCTGTCGCTCCGCCAGGGGCAGCTCCAGCACCGTCGAAGCCCCGCACACGAGCGCCGTGCGGAAGACCTCGTCGCGCAAGTCACCGAGGCCGACGACGTGTACGGCGGCTCGACGCAGCGGCGCGAGCTCCGCGAGCGGGTCGAGCTGATCGACGCCCACCAGCACCAGCGGTGCGGACGACCAGCTGGTCAACGCGTCCCGCGTGTCCCGCACGAATTCGGGGACGACGCCAGCGGCAGCTGCCGCCCTGGTCAGGTACGCCGTCAGGGACTCGTCATCGGTGACCACCAGGGGGCCTCTGAAGGGGAGCTGCATCGTGTGACCGTCGTCTGCAGCGCATTCCCCGAGCTCGCCGTGGACGTTCGACTGTGGAGAGGCCCTGCTCTCTCCAGCCTGTGGAAGGCACCAATGCGCCACGGGCGAGTGCGTGCATCCCTAGACTCAAAGCATGGGCCCGACCGGATCGAGCAGCGCTCGGCCCACGGCTGCCTTCTTCGACCTCGACAAGACCATCATCGCCAAGTCGAGCACCTTCGCGTTCTCGCGGGAGTTCCAGGCTGGCGGACTGATCTCACGCGGGGCCGTGCTGCGCTCGGCGTACGCGCAGTTCGTCTACATGGTCGGCGGGGCTGACCACGACCAGATGGAGAAGATGCGGCAGATGATGTCGCAGCTCTGCACCGGCTGGGACGTGCAGACCGTCACCGACATCGTCGCCGACACCTTGCACAACATCGTCGACCCGCTCGTGTACGACGAGGCCGTGAGCCTCATCGAGGAGCACCACGCTGCCGGGCGCGACGTCATCATCGTCTCCACCTCCGGGGCGGAGATGGTCGAGCCGATCGGCGCGATGCTCGGGGCGGACCACGTGGTCGCCACCCGGATGGAGGTCTCGCCGGAAGGCAAGTACACCGGCAAGATCCGCTTCTACGCCTACGCCGAGAACAAGGCCAAGGCGGTGCGCGACCTGGCTCGCAAGCGCGGGTACGACCTGGACGGCTCGTACGCCTACAGCGACTCGGTCACCGACGTCACGATGCTCGAGGCCGTCGGCCACCCGTTCGCGGTGAACCCGGACAAGGAGCTGCGCAAGGTCGCCAAGGAGAAGGGGTGGCCGGTGCTGGTGTTCGAGCGTCCCGTCGCCCTGGGCAGCCGGGTGAAGCTGCCGCCGGCCAAGCCGACACTGGCTGCGCTCGCGATCGCGGGCGCGGCGGGGATCGGCGCTGCGGTGTGGGTGAACGCGCGCAAGGCGAAGCGAGCACACTCGGCATGAGCGTCCAGACCTTCCGAACCGTCCTGGCATCCATGGGCGGCAACAACGTGGCCATCGTCGTCCCCGACGAGGTCGTCGCCGCGTTCGACCACGGCAAGCGGGTGCCGGTGACTGTGACCATCGACGGCGACTACACCTACGCCAACACGATCTCCTCGATGGGCGGAAGGTTCCTGCTCTCGTTCAACGCCGAGACCCGCAAGGCGACCGGACGTGCGGCCGGTGACGAGGTCGAGGTGACGCTGACCCTCGACGACGCACCCCGAACTGTTGAAGTGCCCGAGGCCCTCGCTGCGGCACTGAAGGGCGACAAAGCGGCGACCGCGGCTTGGGAGAAGCTCAGCTACTCCAAGCAGAAGGAGCATGCCCGCCAGGTCGAGACGGCCAAGGCGGAGGACACCCGGGCTCGACGTGTCGCGAAGGTCATCGAGGCGCTCACCGGATGAGTCGTGTGCCTGAGGGCGCGCTCTAGCGCGCGCTGAGGCACACAACTCGACTCATCGGGCACGCAACGCA
The DNA window shown above is from Marmoricola sp. OAE513 and carries:
- a CDS encoding YdeI/OmpD-associated family protein — translated: MSVQTFRTVLASMGGNNVAIVVPDEVVAAFDHGKRVPVTVTIDGDYTYANTISSMGGRFLLSFNAETRKATGRAAGDEVEVTLTLDDAPRTVEVPEALAAALKGDKAATAAWEKLSYSKQKEHARQVETAKAEDTRARRVAKVIEALTG
- a CDS encoding HAD family hydrolase codes for the protein MGPTGSSSARPTAAFFDLDKTIIAKSSTFAFSREFQAGGLISRGAVLRSAYAQFVYMVGGADHDQMEKMRQMMSQLCTGWDVQTVTDIVADTLHNIVDPLVYDEAVSLIEEHHAAGRDVIIVSTSGAEMVEPIGAMLGADHVVATRMEVSPEGKYTGKIRFYAYAENKAKAVRDLARKRGYDLDGSYAYSDSVTDVTMLEAVGHPFAVNPDKELRKVAKEKGWPVLVFERPVALGSRVKLPPAKPTLAALAIAGAAGIGAAVWVNARKAKRAHSA
- the ssd gene encoding septum site-determining protein Ssd, producing MQLPFRGPLVVTDDESLTAYLTRAAAAAGVVPEFVRDTRDALTSWSSAPLVLVGVDQLDPLAELAPLRRAAVHVVGLGDLRDEVFRTALVCGASTVLELPLAERQLADLLSDAVAGESEPGVMVGVVGGSGGVGSTTFAAALAVSCASGSDTMLVDLDPYGGGVDRVIGVEATDGIRWEQLAEAAGRFSARSLRDALPRRGSLSVLCWSADRAASLSAQTVRSALSAGRRGHQVVVIDLPRAPDPIGDEVLARCDHVVLVSSMTVPGLAAAALVARRLPADRTGVVIRGRGGIQDVAVEHLLGLPVWHRMPDQRRLDESVSLGLGPLRAGRGPLAKAARQVSGVLALEAAS